Below is a window of Tolypothrix bouteillei VB521301 DNA.
GCGATGGGCTGTGAAAACGACTGTAACAGTCATTAGGTTTAGAATTATGGCAAATGCAAGCACAACGAAACTTGGTGATGTAGTGCGTCAAGCCGCTCATCCACTAATCGGCACAGCTGAAGATTATGACCCGTTACTAGACCTTATTGGTGATGCTCGATTTGTGCTTATTGGTGAGGCGACTCACGGGACCCACGAGTTTTACGAACAACGAGCCGAGATTACCAAACGCCTGATTCAAGAAAAAGGTTTTACGGCTGTAGCTGTAGAAGCAGATTGGCCTGATGCATACCGCGTCAATCGCTATGTACGCGGAGTTAAGGAGGATCGGACGCCCGTTGAAGCATTAAGAGATTTTCAACGGTTCCCAACTTGGATGTGGCGTAACACTGATGTGGTCAACTTCATTAGTTGGCTGCGTCAATATAATGATTCATTACCGCAGAATGCAACGAAAACAGGTTTTTACGGGCTTGACCTGTACAGTATGTATTCCTCAATAGATGAGGTTGTGGGTTATTTAGATAAAGTCGATCCAGAAGCTGCAAAACAAGCACGTCATCGCTACTCGTGCTTGGAACACTTTGGCGAAGATTCTCAGGCATATGGATATGCTGCTAGTTTTGATATGAGCGAGTCTTGCGAGCAACAAGTCATCAATCAATTAATGGAGTTGCAACGGAAAACTGGAGAGTACATACAGTGCGATAGTCGGGTCAAAGAAGATGAATTTTTCTATGCCGAACAAAACGCCCGACTTGTAAAGAGTGCTGAGGAGTACTACCGCTCAATGTTTCAAGGTCGGATATCATCTTGGAACGTGCGAGATAGGCACATGGCAGACACCTTAGATCGTTTAGTGACTCATTTTGACAGTCAGGGAAAGCGTACAAAAGTCGTTGTTTGGGAGCATAATTCTCATTTAGGGGATGCACGAGCAACTGATATGAGTTCTTTGGATGAACTAAATGTAGGACAACTAGTACGCGAACGTTACGATCGCGATGCTGTACTTGTTGGTTTTACTACGTATACGGGAACAGTTACAGCAGCTTCTCATTGGGGAGGGACAGCACAACTCAAACGAGTCCTTCCAGGATTACCTGATAGTTACGAAGCATTGTTCCACAATACTGGGTTACCTCGATTTCTTCTCAATTTGCGACAAGATAATCAAGCAGTGAAAGCACTTAATGAACCAAGATTAGAGCGAGCTATTGGAGTTATTTACTCGCCGAAAACAGAGCGTGTCAGTCATTACTTTTATACCAATCTTCCCAAACAATTTGATGCTGTTATTCACATTGATAGTACAACAGGCGTAGAACCTATTGATAGCTAATGGCTAATGGCTAATGGCTAATAGCTAATGGCTAATGGTTAATAGTAAAATTATGGGAGATGTTCATTATAGATTTTGGCAATAGAAGTTTATTTTTTACAGTTATTTTACAGATATTCAAGGGAGCAAATCAATAGCAATTAAACAACAATTTCAAAATTTTGAAGAATTATTATATAGTTCAAATTTACCCACACTAGTAGTGTTTGTATCGCCTCAGTGTGGTCCTTCTCACTTAATAGATACATGTTTGGAGCAAGTACAAAATCAAATGAAAGAACAAATTTTGATTGTCAGAATTGATAGTGAAAAA
It encodes the following:
- a CDS encoding erythromycin esterase family protein is translated as MANASTTKLGDVVRQAAHPLIGTAEDYDPLLDLIGDARFVLIGEATHGTHEFYEQRAEITKRLIQEKGFTAVAVEADWPDAYRVNRYVRGVKEDRTPVEALRDFQRFPTWMWRNTDVVNFISWLRQYNDSLPQNATKTGFYGLDLYSMYSSIDEVVGYLDKVDPEAAKQARHRYSCLEHFGEDSQAYGYAASFDMSESCEQQVINQLMELQRKTGEYIQCDSRVKEDEFFYAEQNARLVKSAEEYYRSMFQGRISSWNVRDRHMADTLDRLVTHFDSQGKRTKVVVWEHNSHLGDARATDMSSLDELNVGQLVRERYDRDAVLVGFTTYTGTVTAASHWGGTAQLKRVLPGLPDSYEALFHNTGLPRFLLNLRQDNQAVKALNEPRLERAIGVIYSPKTERVSHYFYTNLPKQFDAVIHIDSTTGVEPIDS
- a CDS encoding thioredoxin family protein; the encoded protein is MKQQFQNFEELLYSSNLPTLVVFVSPQCGPSHLIDTCLEQVQNQMKEQILIVRIDSEKYSDLASKYQAHPLPTLLLFKNGEIVARIEEEQTEKLMTASSLLQRLQSLL